gatcctcatcatcaattttaatgtttatgtttgCAAGATCCAAGATGATCTTGTTAAACTCATCAAGACGTTCTTCCATAGACATACCTGGGTCATTTTAAAGGTGTAAAGCTTGGTCTTCTTATGGAGTTGATTTGCCAAGGATTTGGTCATATAGAGGCTTTCTAACTTTAGCCAAACCCCTGCTGCTGTCTCTTCCTTGGCAACCTCTCTCAAGACTTTGTCACCAAGGGAAAGAATTAGAGTGCTGTGGGCCTTCTGCAAGatctcagtttttattttttcaggcAAAGAACTCATGTTCTTTTCACCAAGAAGTGCATCCTGAAGGCCCTGCTGAGCTAGAAGAGCTGTCATCTTGATCCTCCATAacccaaaatcattttttccatTGAACTTCTCTACATCGAACTTGGCATTTCCCATCTGAACCTAAGctcttgataccacttgttaaaACTCTGATTTGCTTGCTGTGGTTAATGCCTCCAACTCAGATGCCAAGaattgtaaaagaaattataaagaaCTTGAAACAACACATAGCAGCATTGTAAAGAACACAAAAGAGTTTACGTGGTTCGATCCTAGTGACTACATCCACAGCAGCAACAGTCAAGAGACTTTCCTTTATTGATTATTAAAATACAATCTTGAGATTACAAGAACACTCTCTCATACATCCTCACACTTCTTGGAGGCTTACACAGATtgttctctctgtttctctcttgtATTTTTTCTGTATTGAATTCTATCTCTCAAGTACAAATGAAGGCCTCTATTTATAGACTTAAGTTGTAACATAAGGAATAAGTTTCTGTTTCCTATAATCAAGCCAGTACTCGAGTCTTTCCAAATGTGCAGCCATGTGCTCATGTGCTTTCCTCTAAATGGTTGACACTTATCATAACATTTATGTTTGTGGAACCACTTCTCTGTACCGCTTCAACATTTGTTGAGAAAACAGTATGTTGTCTCTCAAAATCTTTTGGATATTGAGTTTTGGATTAACTTGGCTTATTATaagatgttttttttatcttccTTTCAGATAAGagtttcctttgttttaatttgtattatatgCGTGAGTATCTAAACTTGGCAAAAGAAACACTTGAACCTAGAGGTAATGCTGCCTGTATGATGCCTTGCCACCATATAAGGATGGACGCAGCAGATTCTTATCTACGTATTATCACTTCTTTATATACTCGGTGTACTTGGGCTTCACTTATTTCATTCGTATTAATAAAACTgtctttcttaaaaaataaagtattatcATTTCttcttgatgttttttttttgaaaaaaaagaaggaatcttgtgtttatgtttttatgcatTCATGCCCAgcttctttattctttttgacTTTGTCTGTCTTTGGGCTCTTTCATCAGTCACACCAAAGGTCATATTAGTTATTACCTGACCAGCAAAGAGGAAGAAGACCTAGCTGTTTTCACTGGAGACACATTGGTAAGTTGATTGGagatttttttgtgtgtgtgtgtgtgtatgtgtaatCAGTTTTCAATAGGTGTCATATGATTCGACgaaaacctttttttatttcctgTTCTGGTATTGGGACCCTTCAATAAGTCTGTTGGAATTGGCTCTATATCAATGGAATTTCACCATCCATACACGTTAGCGTGGtatattcatatcataacatatgaGTATTAAGAACTAGCATTCTTATTGAGACTCAAAACTCATAGGGAAGAAAATACATTTCTGAATGGAATCAACTATGCGGTATTTATAGACAAAAGTATTTGTTTATTGGATAGAAATCAATATACTTCTAATGTCGAATCGGGATcaacaattttcttttgattGGAGAGGCCAGGGTAAGAAAAATGAGGGGAAacaatattgatgatttatcTTTGCAGTATATTTGAACTCGCAACAGAAAATTTTCTCAAAGATAGTGGACAATTGTGATCCTTCATTTTTCCAGAGGAGAgggggtagagagagagatattgagTGGGGATGTCCTGGATAGCAAATATTCTGGGCAAGGCTACatgaattattttcttaaaaaaattattttcttgcacTATGACGTGGATATCATATCTGTGCAAATGAGATTTGAAGTGTTAATTCCTAAATTATGTCTTCCTGGCAAATTTCTGGTCAGTAACAATGTCTCGTTTTGTTTATAACCAAAAGTTATGTCTTTCGATTATAATTATATGGTATTTAGGTTACCAATAATTATCACTCGTTTATTGCAGTTTATTGCTGGTTGTGGGAAATTTTTTGAGGGAACAGCAGAGCAGATGTATCAATCACTATGTGTGACACTGGTTTCATTGCCCAAACCAACTAGAGTGTATTGTGGCCACGAGGTATGAGAGTTTTGATGTCCTTTCTTTGGATTGATCTCAATGTTAGTATAAGTGCGTTTAAGCACACGACCTTACTTGAACAGGATCTTTTCTATAGGTTGTACATCTGTTTCCTTGAGTTCTAAGGAGACAAGGAATCCAAGTCTGGTTGATGAGCCATGACCGTGCGATCAGAGCGTGAATAACAGATTCGCGGTCCTCAGACCGTTGGATCAGTAGAGGATCGTTCTCAGCTACTCTTCCGAATAGCTGCGATGGTCGCACGGTTGTCTGACAGACTTCCCAAATCTTATCTATTTTgcgtttacttatcaaaaaaaaaaaaaaaaaaaaaaagctcgttTAGGCACAAAGTGCCAAGGCTGAAGCGATTTGCATACCAAAAGCAAAGCACATTTACAAAAAGTGCTTTTGTGTGAGCTTAAAGGTAACAAAATGTGCTTTTGCaacatttttgaagaaaaatattaaatattaattcaagACCTAGAAAATTATATAAGCAAATATTCTTAAGTATTTGTTGATATTGAAGATCATTTACATACCACGGTACCCGTACCTGTGTCGCTTGTTGCATATATGGTTTATATGCTTTGAACCGGATATGATGGTCCAAGTTGGCTTCCTAGATGGGTTGTATTTGATTACTTATGTTAGCATAGAAGTCAATACCTAATGTCGTGAGTTGTTGTGGTTATGGCCTTTTTGGTATGGTTTATACATGCCAGACAAGCTTATATTTAGTAaagcacaagaaaattatataaaatgctatgtttaaattttatgtaattgaGTTAATAGGCTAAACATATTAGTCTTgctttttgaacttttttttgagtgtattttatattttttagttactATAGATCATTTTTATAAATGCACACTTCCATCGGGCGTGCGATTGCGTGTTGCACCTAGTCTCTATATGGCGTTTGTGCTGAAGTGTGCCTATGGCTTTCATCAACACTGTTTGTTCTTGGAACtggattaattaaaatttatttaattaatccaATTATTTGTAGCCAAGAGTTAAGAGTTGTTTGTACATTGTGTTTTCAGATTTCTACTGTTGCATTTGACATTATTGCTATCAACAATCCCTGGTTAGTTTCTATCCCACTAGGCATACACATGGGGTGTGTGTAATGGGGAAAAAATGTTGGGCTGAGAAAAGCTGAAACTTATTCTGGGTGACCTTTAAGAACCAACCTGTTTTGCTATTTCATCTGGTCATGTTGCGTTAGTTTCTAGAACTCTGTCCAGCCATTGCGCACAATTCCCCAAAAAGTACAAATCTTCTTTGGAATGGTTTTTTATTAGTGAAGGAGAACTCTATTGATGAGAAAAGTAGGCATTGGCCAAGTAGGCATTGGAACGGTTTTTCTCTCATccagttaataaaaaaaaaacggtTTTTCTCACATCCACACCAATGGCTCCCTAAATCATCAGAAGCCAGTCTTCCATAGAACACTTCATGGTTCAACTGGTGTTACCAGCCCATTGAAGGGCTTCAGTTACTGCAAAACACCATGAATTGTACTCTGCTGATATCCAAATTTTTCCTACCGTCTTGAACATTTACCCTTTCAATTAAAGAATCCTCAATATGAAATGTGAATTTTCAGCCTTAAAAAACTTCCTGCTGAATtataaggtcccgtttggattcggaaagtgttttatctcatctcatcattacaactttttcaaatttctacacaaaatataataaacaattcaactttttcaaatctcaattcatcttttttaaatttcaaaacaataataatattaaaaaataatattctgacaatatttttttcagctttcatctcatctctgaatccaaaccagccaTAAAACTTCTCAGGTTCAATACATAATTAGGCCGTGGCTTAAATATGTAATAGGTACttgaaaatttcattttgatTCAAAATGTTCAATCTGTCCATTTTCATTGTGACGTGTTATTAACCATGTTGACACAGCTCCATGAGTGCAATATCGTTGTCATCAATATTTTACATGTAAGGTAGAGTTGACATGATGAGGACACGTCACAATTATATTGGTGCTTAATTGGCACCCTATTAGAGTTATACGCGAAGATTGGCCGGaatgacttttgaaaaatgATCGAGGATTCAAGTACCTAAATGAGTGCTTGAAATCGTATGGCTTCTTTAAATTGAGCAAAACCTAGGGAACAATTATACGTTTGACCCAAAAGTCTTCCTAAATTTATATGAATTAGTGGCTAAAAACATCCATTGGGCGGGGTGGAGAAACCTTAAAACAATAGGAGTATGTCCTTGATCACATTTATGGAAATTAATTATGTTACAATCGGATTTGACAGAACTTACTCCTTTGTTACTCATATTTCTTATCATAGTTACTAATTGTTTTTATAGGTAAGATAAATCatgttaaaacaaataaaataggcGTTGTCCAATTACTCAGGGAGGATACAAAATAAAACACCTAGTTATATTCTAGGTACCAGAAAACGATACAAGAAACTCATGAACTGTAGTTCCATTGAGtgcaatagcagaaaaccaaagaaataaagtgTGAAGAGATTTCCAAGTTCATCTAAAGTGCAGTTCCATTGAGtgcaatagcagaaaaccaaagaaataaagtgTCGATATTTCTAAGTTCATCTAAAGtgcgctccctatcttcaaagctcCTAAGTTActgattagaaaaataaaattgtttcttATCGGAGTTTTCTGTCTGGAATTTAATGTTTCTGTCGTGTATTTTCTCCAGTACACAGTGAAAAACTTGCAGTTTGCTCTGACAGTTGAACCAGATAATGTGAAGATACAACAAAAGATAACATGGGCTCAGCATCAGCGGCAAGCAGGCCTCCCCACCGTTCCCTCAACCATTGAGGAAGAAATAGAAACGAATCCATTCATGAGGGTTGATCAACCAGAAGTCCAGGTTTACTCTCTTTTGCAATTAGCATTCACTACATACATTTggcattaataatacaaatataataataaaaatatataatttttttatatattatattaaaaatataataaaatgataaaaaatataatatattataataataaaatgaaggtGAAGGTTCTGTTGTGTTGTTGAGGGAGGGAGAAGAGGaaaggattgtgagagagagtgagaggagagagaaaattaataaaataacatttgagAAATGAATAGTGCATCTTCATAGATGTATTGACACTGTTCATGGCTATGGAAATATTTCcatatgcataatccaatgtagacaaTTTAATGGTCTAATTATGCAAATGTGTTTATATTTGCATATAGATAAATCAATGTCAATGCTTTAATATTGTCTACGGTGGCGTTGTATCCACATATTGAAGAGAtggaaattcataaaaaaaaaaagatatgttgCACTTAttatgctattttttatttggtattCGGCAACCATGTAACTGCCAATGGAATGCTTTTGGTATGACCTTGCGCCATTTAACTTATATAGACGTTGGCTATTTTACAGGCGAGGGTTGGTTGTCGGTCTCCTGTTGAAGCTCTCCAGGAGATACGCCGACGGAAAGACAACTGGAGGGGCTAATTGATGATCTGCATAATGCTCTTCCTTTTGTTGCATGCGTGCGTGTGTGGATGTAGTCCAGTTTGTGAAATATTACCGCTCTTTGCTGCTTGGGATTGCAAAGTCGAGacttgtattttgtttttggcttGGGTTGTAATGGACCAGTTCTCCGTGATAACGATGGAGGGTGACGTGTCTCGTTTTCataatagaataatgttattatgtccctttatttttactgtttatgcatttaatttttttttaaaatttttttgctTACAAATGACTATTAggatattgatatatatatatatatattttatatattttttaaaagtgttaaaagaaatatgaataaaaaaataattaaaaaagtaaattttatctAGAGCACGCCCAACGTTTACTGCACCAGGGTGGCATCCTAGTAGCACTTTAAGGTAATAAGATATCCCGTGGACGTGTTGGGCAGACCGCACCCAATAAAGAGCATTcaacataataataatgttaacaGTTGTTGAATGTGTGAGActgcataattattttgaaaaagagttaatttattattaaaaaattatttattttcaagttaaTCTTGTATGTTATTCGTATTACATGATTGTCACTAGTGCTACATACAACCGTCGGGTTACAACCGTTGGCTAACCGGAATTATGCGTTAgccaatatattaaaaaaaaaaagaagacgaaATTGGAGGGAAgatttcatattttcatttcacaCATCTTCCATTCTTGTTTGCGAAAAAGCTCCATTTCCTCATTAAATCTACCAATCTCGTTTGCTTTCAAGCTCCGTTTCCTCACTGAATCAACCAATCTCGTTTACTCTCAAGCTCTGTTTCGTTACTACTACAGACGGTTTTCATTTCACACGCACAGAAAACTGAATCTACCAATCTCAAGCTCCATTTCCTCACTGCTAAAGAGAATCTTTGGGCAGCTCTCTGCGTCGTCGTCGTCCCGCAGTGTTCGAAAGGTTTAACCCAaacttttgcttttctttttccagttGATGACTttgtttggttgccaagaaaatgtgtaaacttttttttttttttttttttttttctgtgattGATTCTGGGTACTAAGTAATTTCTTTGGAGTAGAGGctagtgttttatttatttctttattcttttcctTTGGGTTCCTACCACTTACAGAGATTAGGGAGATGGGCATTAACAGAGAAGCAATTAGTAAGGGAGGGATGTCGATGGGCATTACCAGTTGCGAAAATTGAAATCGCTTTCATCCCCTTCGTGTGTGTTCTTCCTTCCATTTCGTGACGTTCTCCATCGCTGGTTTCAGGAAGGGAGGGATGTTGATGGTAGGGATGTTGATGGTATTAGGGTTAGGGAGAAGGGGACGCAAcgagaagggagaagggagaaggatCGAATTCGTTTCAGTCAAAACAGTGAGTTTTTACAAACTCTAAGTCCCACCTCCCTCATTTGCTTCGTTCGGTTCCAGTTTCTCATAAATGAAACACACCGTTTCATTAAGATGAGTTGGCGTTTACCCACCGGTTGCATGAGCCGGTTACGTTTAGCTTTTTTCATTAGGAAATTCTTTCACACACTTGACTTCCTGAACAATAATGTAGGATGCCACTGTAGCGGgaaatagtaaaagaaaaa
Above is a genomic segment from Juglans microcarpa x Juglans regia isolate MS1-56 chromosome 1D, Jm3101_v1.0, whole genome shotgun sequence containing:
- the LOC121266314 gene encoding hydroxyacylglutathione hydrolase cytoplasmic isoform X2, with protein sequence MKVYSVPCLEDNYSYLIVDESSKEAAAVDPVEAEKVVEAAKQHGVLLKLVLTTHHHWDHAGGNDKIKQLVPGIKVYGGSLDNVKGCTDQVENGDKLVLGAHTNILCLHTPCHTKGHISYYLTSKEEEDLAVFTGDTLFIAGCGKFFEGTAEQMYQSLCVTLVSLPKPTRVYCGHEYTVKNLQFALTVEPDNVKIQQKITWAQHQRQAGLPTVPSTIEEEIETNPFMRVDQPEVQARVGCRSPVEALQEIRRRKDNWRG
- the LOC121266314 gene encoding hydroxyacylglutathione hydrolase cytoplasmic isoform X1, translated to MKVYSVPCLEDNYSYLVCTCSIVDESSKEAAAVDPVEAEKVVEAAKQHGVLLKLVLTTHHHWDHAGGNDKIKQLVPGIKVYGGSLDNVKGCTDQVENGDKLVLGAHTNILCLHTPCHTKGHISYYLTSKEEEDLAVFTGDTLFIAGCGKFFEGTAEQMYQSLCVTLVSLPKPTRVYCGHEYTVKNLQFALTVEPDNVKIQQKITWAQHQRQAGLPTVPSTIEEEIETNPFMRVDQPEVQARVGCRSPVEALQEIRRRKDNWRG